One genomic region from Pseudoduganella lutea encodes:
- a CDS encoding LysR family transcriptional regulator has translation MKHLNWDDLRLLLLIVQEGTLRRASKKAGMSPATLSRRLDDLEEAVGQKLVERFQAGCLPTAFGADMVALASQMGEIALEVERTRDRQDAHAASGVVRINTDEWLSYFLTTRFARFHDAYPNVEVEIVTSHRPYSLARREADIALRPYRPEQLDLVTRCLGTLSFGLYCSRDVAERHAAALSSGDWARVPFVGFDEPRAEFQSDRWLRALPGAPAPWMRCSYGLGILDGVSHGAGLGVLATFLAGDQQDLVAAIPHIPELDQEIWLSMHASLRTSARIRAVVDFMGQVFAAYRETGR, from the coding sequence ATGAAACACCTGAACTGGGATGACCTGCGGCTGCTGCTGCTCATCGTGCAGGAAGGCACGCTGCGCAGGGCCAGCAAGAAAGCAGGCATGAGCCCGGCAACGCTGTCGCGCCGGCTCGACGACCTGGAGGAAGCGGTCGGGCAAAAACTCGTCGAACGTTTCCAGGCCGGCTGCCTGCCGACGGCGTTCGGCGCCGACATGGTTGCCCTGGCCAGCCAGATGGGCGAGATCGCCCTGGAAGTCGAGCGCACGCGCGATCGCCAGGATGCCCATGCCGCGTCCGGCGTGGTGCGGATCAACACCGACGAGTGGCTTTCCTACTTTCTCACCACCCGGTTCGCGCGCTTCCACGACGCCTATCCGAACGTCGAAGTGGAAATCGTGACATCGCACCGGCCCTACAGCCTGGCGCGGCGCGAAGCCGATATCGCACTCCGGCCTTACCGTCCGGAACAGCTCGACCTCGTCACGCGCTGCCTCGGCACCCTGTCCTTCGGGCTGTACTGCAGCCGGGACGTGGCAGAGCGCCATGCGGCCGCGCTGTCCAGCGGGGATTGGGCGCGCGTGCCGTTCGTGGGCTTCGACGAACCCCGCGCGGAGTTCCAGTCCGACCGGTGGCTGCGGGCACTGCCCGGCGCGCCGGCCCCATGGATGCGGTGCAGCTACGGGCTCGGCATCCTCGATGGCGTGTCCCATGGCGCCGGCCTGGGCGTGCTCGCCACGTTCCTTGCCGGCGACCAGCAAGACCTGGTGGCCGCGATTCCCCACATCCCCGAACTGGACCAGGAAATCTGGCTGTCGATGCACGCCTCCCTGCGCACCAGCGCGCGCATCAGGGCGGTGGTCGACTTCATGGGTCAGGTGTTCGCCGCTTACCGCGAAACAGGCCGCTGA
- a CDS encoding PACE efflux transporter: MRTFGDRVRHALLFEAVALAIFIPGSAAVFDKPVESMGVIGVASATIATLWNFIFNMGFDRSLRALRGTVHKTMAIRVVHTLLFEAGLVIMLIPMIAWYLGIGIWAALVMDLAIVIFYLVYGFLFNLAYDRIFPIAATAARPA, from the coding sequence ATGCGTACATTCGGCGACCGCGTACGGCACGCGCTCCTGTTCGAGGCCGTGGCCCTGGCCATCTTCATCCCGGGATCGGCGGCGGTGTTCGACAAGCCGGTCGAGAGCATGGGCGTGATCGGCGTCGCGTCGGCAACCATCGCCACGCTGTGGAATTTCATCTTCAACATGGGGTTCGACCGTTCCCTGCGCGCGCTGCGGGGCACCGTCCACAAGACCATGGCGATCCGCGTCGTGCACACGCTCCTGTTCGAGGCGGGGCTCGTGATCATGCTCATCCCGATGATCGCCTGGTACCTGGGCATCGGCATTTGGGCGGCGCTGGTGATGGACCTGGCGATCGTGATCTTCTACCTGGTGTACGGCTTCCTGTTCAATCTCGCCTACGACCGGATCTTTCCCATTGCGGCCACGGCGGCACGTCCGGCATGA
- the proV gene encoding glycine betaine/L-proline ABC transporter ATP-binding protein ProV, translating into MAKQIVIDHVFKVFGDQPDAALALVREGASKQDILARTGCTIGVFDASFTIEAGEIFVIMGLSGSGKSTLVRMLNRLIEPTDGRILVDGGDINTLPDAQLRALRRKDISMVFQSFALLPQLSVLDNTAFGLELAGMARAERHALALQALEQVGLAGYAGSYPDELSGGMQQRVGLARALACDPSILLMDEAFSALDPIMRTEMQSELLRLQQIKRRTIVFISHDLDEAMRIGDRIALMKDGHVVQVGTPEEILRRPANDWVRSFVRGVDAAAVFKAGDIARKSQIVVSESPTRGARAALSMLEEQDRAFAYVVDPKRAFLGLVSADSLRGALDGHTGPLGLQHAYLDDVQCIDADEPVAGLVGQVAQLPYAVPVVASDGSFRGAISKTTLLKFLDRDTPPIADPRGADKQTQEGQA; encoded by the coding sequence GTGGCAAAACAGATCGTCATCGACCATGTATTCAAAGTATTCGGCGACCAGCCCGACGCCGCCCTGGCGCTCGTTCGCGAGGGCGCAAGCAAGCAGGACATCCTCGCCCGCACCGGTTGCACGATCGGCGTGTTCGACGCCAGCTTCACCATCGAGGCGGGCGAGATTTTCGTCATCATGGGGCTGTCCGGTTCGGGCAAGTCGACACTGGTGCGCATGCTCAACCGCCTGATCGAGCCGACCGACGGCCGCATCCTCGTCGACGGCGGCGATATCAATACCTTGCCGGACGCGCAGCTGCGCGCGTTGCGCCGCAAGGACATCAGCATGGTGTTCCAGTCCTTTGCGCTGCTGCCGCAACTCTCCGTGCTCGACAACACGGCGTTCGGCCTTGAACTGGCCGGCATGGCCCGGGCCGAGCGCCATGCGCTGGCCCTGCAGGCGCTGGAGCAGGTGGGCCTTGCCGGGTATGCCGGCAGCTATCCCGATGAACTGTCCGGCGGCATGCAGCAGCGGGTCGGCCTGGCCCGCGCGCTGGCGTGCGACCCGTCGATCCTGCTGATGGACGAGGCGTTTTCCGCGCTCGACCCGATCATGCGCACGGAAATGCAGTCGGAGCTGCTGCGTCTGCAGCAGATCAAGCGCCGCACCATCGTCTTCATCTCGCACGACCTCGATGAAGCCATGCGCATCGGCGACCGGATCGCCCTCATGAAGGATGGGCACGTGGTGCAGGTGGGCACGCCGGAAGAGATCCTGCGCAGGCCCGCCAACGACTGGGTGCGCAGCTTCGTGCGCGGCGTGGATGCGGCGGCCGTCTTCAAGGCCGGCGATATCGCCCGCAAGAGCCAGATCGTGGTGTCGGAATCGCCCACCCGGGGCGCCCGCGCGGCGCTGTCGATGCTGGAAGAGCAGGACCGGGCATTTGCCTATGTCGTCGACCCGAAACGTGCGTTCCTCGGCCTCGTGTCGGCCGATTCGCTGCGCGGCGCGCTCGACGGCCATACCGGACCGCTGGGCCTGCAGCATGCCTACCTGGATGACGTGCAGTGCATCGATGCGGACGAACCTGTTGCCGGCCTGGTGGGCCAGGTGGCGCAACTGCCGTATGCGGTGCCGGTGGTGGCCAGCGACGGCAGCTTTCGCGGCGCCATCAGCAAGACCACCTTGCTGAAGTTCCTCGACCGCGACACGCCACCGATCGCCGATCCACGCGGCGCCGATAAACAAACACAGGAAGGACAAGCATGA
- the proW gene encoding glycine betaine/L-proline ABC transporter permease ProW produces the protein MIANTIASLEPGVAPSTPSNPWLPAPPGDTSWLDAAGTAPTPEHADGSLLAQLLDGSLPLQSWINDGLGWVVAHCRPFFQAVRAPIDATLAGAADVLLAAPSSVVIAIIGLLAWQFTSRTLAIGTVLALLVVSMLGVWPEAMVTLSLVLTSLAFCLAIGLPLGIFLASSDRAQNILRPLLDAMQTTPAFVYLVPVVMLFGIGNAPGVIVTIIFALPPLVRLTNLGIRQVRPDLVEAARAYGASPWQLLTRVQMPLAMPSIMAGINQSLMLSLSMVVIASMIAVGGLGQMVLRGIGRLDMGLATVGGLGIVLLAITLDRLTQAMGQPRRGVRHWYETGPLGSLLRLAGRTRSPGDAARDATAPATPAR, from the coding sequence ATGATTGCCAATACCATTGCCTCGCTGGAGCCAGGCGTGGCGCCATCCACCCCGTCGAACCCATGGTTGCCCGCGCCGCCGGGTGATACTTCCTGGCTCGACGCCGCAGGAACGGCCCCCACGCCGGAGCACGCCGATGGTTCGCTGCTGGCGCAACTGCTCGACGGCTCGCTGCCGCTGCAATCGTGGATCAACGATGGCCTGGGCTGGGTCGTCGCGCATTGCCGCCCGTTCTTCCAGGCCGTGCGCGCGCCGATCGACGCCACGCTGGCCGGCGCGGCTGACGTGCTGCTGGCCGCGCCATCGTCCGTGGTGATCGCCATCATCGGCCTGCTGGCCTGGCAGTTCACCAGCCGCACACTGGCCATCGGCACCGTGCTGGCGCTGCTGGTCGTGTCGATGCTCGGCGTCTGGCCGGAGGCGATGGTCACTCTGTCGCTGGTGCTCACGTCGCTCGCGTTCTGCCTGGCGATCGGTCTGCCGCTGGGGATCTTCCTGGCCAGCAGCGACCGCGCGCAGAACATCCTGCGCCCGCTGCTGGACGCCATGCAGACCACGCCGGCCTTCGTGTACCTGGTGCCGGTCGTCATGCTGTTCGGTATCGGCAATGCGCCCGGCGTGATCGTGACCATCATCTTTGCGCTGCCGCCGCTGGTGCGCCTGACCAATCTCGGCATCCGCCAGGTGCGCCCCGACCTGGTCGAAGCGGCGCGCGCCTACGGTGCGTCACCGTGGCAGTTGCTGACCCGCGTGCAGATGCCGCTGGCGATGCCGTCCATCATGGCCGGCATCAACCAGTCGCTGATGCTGTCGCTGTCGATGGTGGTGATCGCCTCGATGATCGCCGTCGGCGGCCTGGGCCAGATGGTATTGCGCGGCATCGGCCGCCTGGACATGGGCCTGGCCACCGTCGGCGGCCTCGGCATCGTGCTGCTGGCCATCACGCTGGACCGGCTTACGCAGGCGATGGGGCAACCGCGCCGCGGCGTGCGCCACTGGTACGAAACGGGGCCGCTCGGCAGCCTGCTGCGCCTGGCGGGCCGCACCCGGTCGCCGGGTGACGCGGCACGCGACGCCACCGCGCCGGCCACGCCCGCACGGTAA
- the proX gene encoding glycine betaine/L-proline ABC transporter substrate-binding protein ProX yields MQQLEHFKDTYKTQRRFQWFSALALAALTLTTGLAMAQTPDAGLPGKGIKVQALQSPIAEETFQTMLVDRALERLGYEPQPIREVDYPTAHIAVANGDATYLAVHWDPLQRDYYDNAGGDAKLLRTGQYAGPAAQGYLIDKATADKYHITSVDQLRDPDVARLFDQDGDGKADLAGCNPGWGCEAMIEHHLDAYKLRPTVTHVQGSYAALIADTIGRYQRGQPVLYYTWTPYWVSSVLVPGKDVVWLQVPFSATPQKTDTRLDDGSNYGFSVSITRIVANRAWAEKNPAAVKLFEVMRLPIADISAQNERMRSGENTQADIARHTAGWIKYHQQLFDSWIAEALAAAKS; encoded by the coding sequence ATGCAACAACTCGAACACTTCAAGGACACGTATAAAACGCAGCGCAGGTTCCAGTGGTTCTCGGCCCTGGCGCTTGCCGCGCTCACGCTGACCACGGGCCTGGCCATGGCGCAAACGCCGGACGCCGGCCTGCCGGGCAAGGGTATCAAGGTGCAGGCGCTGCAAAGCCCGATCGCCGAGGAAACGTTCCAGACCATGCTGGTCGACCGCGCCCTCGAACGGCTCGGCTACGAGCCGCAGCCGATCAGGGAAGTCGATTATCCAACCGCGCACATCGCCGTCGCCAATGGCGACGCGACCTATCTCGCGGTGCACTGGGACCCCTTGCAACGCGATTACTACGACAATGCCGGCGGCGACGCAAAGCTGCTGCGCACGGGCCAGTATGCCGGCCCGGCTGCCCAGGGCTACCTGATCGACAAGGCAACGGCCGACAAGTACCACATCACCAGCGTCGACCAGCTGCGCGATCCGGACGTGGCCAGGCTGTTCGACCAGGACGGCGACGGCAAGGCCGACCTGGCCGGCTGCAATCCGGGCTGGGGCTGCGAGGCGATGATCGAACACCACCTGGACGCGTACAAGCTGCGCCCGACGGTCACGCACGTGCAGGGCAGCTATGCGGCGCTGATCGCCGACACGATCGGCCGCTACCAGCGCGGCCAGCCGGTCCTGTACTACACGTGGACGCCGTACTGGGTGAGCAGCGTGCTGGTGCCGGGCAAGGATGTCGTGTGGCTGCAGGTGCCGTTCTCGGCGACGCCGCAGAAGACCGACACGCGCCTCGACGATGGCAGCAACTATGGCTTTTCCGTGAGCATCACACGCATCGTCGCGAACCGTGCCTGGGCCGAGAAGAACCCGGCGGCGGTGAAACTGTTTGAAGTGATGCGCCTGCCGATCGCCGACATCAGCGCGCAGAATGAGCGCATGCGCAGCGGCGAGAACACGCAGGCCGACATCGCGCGCCACACGGCTGGCTGGATCAAGTACCACCAGCAGTTGTTCGACAGCTGGATCGCCGAGGCGCTGGCGGCGGCGAAATCGTGA
- a CDS encoding PQQ-dependent sugar dehydrogenase — translation MNRPMLMTVSCAALLLAGCGDDGGSAQALGADPKMPEPQRGLLPSMKIAEPAAWGDRKPVVPKGYTITAIATDLKIPRQTLVLPNGDILVAEGRGGSAPKLKPKDVIAGYIKAKGTSKVESGDRLTLLRDADGDGRYELKTVFADKLNAPYGLAFHEGKLYVANQDELVRFDYTEGQTKAGGAPASIARLPDEINHHWTKALAISPDGRFLYVGIGSNSNITERGMEAERDRAMVWRVDAETGAYKPYATGLRNPTALAIHPETQQLWAVVNERDELGPDLVPDYLTSVREGAFYGWPYSYWGQNVDPRVKPQDPDKVAAAVKPDYALGSHVAALGVGFSVPAMGESFANGAFVGEHGSWNRAQPVGYKVIFVPFDKGRPAGQPVDFVTGFRDDDGTTRGRPVGVTVDPRGALIVADDLSNTVWRVTRSR, via the coding sequence ATGAACCGCCCGATGCTGATGACCGTCTCGTGCGCGGCGCTGTTGCTGGCGGGGTGCGGCGACGATGGCGGCAGTGCCCAGGCGCTCGGTGCCGATCCGAAGATGCCCGAGCCGCAACGGGGCCTGCTGCCCAGCATGAAGATCGCGGAGCCGGCCGCTTGGGGCGACCGCAAACCCGTCGTGCCGAAGGGTTACACCATCACGGCCATCGCGACCGACCTGAAGATTCCGCGGCAGACGCTCGTGCTGCCGAACGGCGACATCCTCGTTGCCGAGGGCCGCGGCGGCAGCGCCCCGAAGCTCAAACCCAAGGACGTGATCGCCGGCTATATCAAGGCCAAGGGCACGTCCAAGGTCGAAAGCGGCGATCGCCTGACCTTGCTGCGCGACGCCGATGGCGATGGCCGCTACGAGCTCAAGACCGTGTTCGCGGATAAACTGAATGCGCCTTACGGCCTGGCTTTCCACGAGGGCAAGCTCTATGTGGCCAACCAGGATGAACTGGTCCGCTTCGACTACACGGAGGGACAGACGAAGGCGGGCGGCGCACCGGCCAGCATCGCCAGACTGCCCGACGAGATCAACCACCACTGGACCAAGGCACTGGCCATCAGCCCCGACGGGCGCTTCCTGTACGTGGGTATCGGCTCGAACAGCAATATCACGGAACGCGGCATGGAAGCGGAACGCGACCGCGCCATGGTCTGGCGGGTCGATGCCGAAACAGGCGCCTACAAGCCCTACGCGACGGGCTTGCGCAATCCGACGGCGTTGGCGATCCACCCGGAAACGCAGCAGTTGTGGGCGGTCGTCAACGAACGCGATGAGCTGGGGCCGGACCTGGTGCCCGACTACCTGACGTCGGTGCGCGAAGGCGCCTTCTATGGCTGGCCCTACAGCTATTGGGGGCAGAACGTCGATCCCCGCGTCAAGCCGCAGGATCCGGACAAGGTGGCGGCCGCCGTCAAGCCCGATTACGCGCTCGGTTCCCATGTGGCCGCGCTGGGCGTGGGCTTTTCCGTGCCGGCGATGGGTGAATCGTTCGCGAACGGCGCCTTCGTGGGCGAACACGGCAGCTGGAACCGCGCACAGCCCGTGGGCTACAAGGTCATCTTCGTGCCGTTCGACAAAGGGCGGCCCGCTGGCCAGCCGGTCGATTTCGTGACCGGCTTCCGCGATGACGACGGCACGACGCGCGGCCGGCCGGTCGGCGTGACGGTGGACCCGCGCGGCGCGCTGATCGTCGCGGATGACCTGTCCAATACGGTGTGGCGGGTGACCCGCAGCCGCTAA
- a CDS encoding DUF2231 domain-containing protein: MVQRSEQQGAAGQQVRLPAHSTGLNHATTRSINRYDRAKRHNLDLAMPSPTIDAPAFRQPPGPLHAMLLAGTVPLFLGALLSDLAYYNSYQIQWSNFASWLIAGALVLGGFALLFALVALLRSKGSKGPALVHFLLLLATWVIGLIDAFVHAKDAWAAMPSGLYLSIAVTVLACITAWRALATRAGGAR, translated from the coding sequence ATGGTGCAGCGATCCGAACAACAAGGGGCAGCGGGCCAGCAGGTCCGCTTGCCGGCCCATTCGACCGGGCTCAACCATGCGACAACGCGTTCTATTAATCGCTACGATCGGGCCAAGCGACACAACCTGGACCTTGCCATGCCCTCCCCGACAATCGACGCCCCTGCCTTCCGGCAGCCCCCCGGCCCGCTGCACGCGATGCTGCTTGCGGGAACCGTTCCCCTGTTCCTGGGTGCGCTCTTGAGCGACCTGGCCTACTACAACAGCTACCAGATCCAATGGAGCAATTTTGCATCCTGGCTGATCGCCGGCGCCCTGGTGCTGGGCGGCTTTGCCCTGCTCTTCGCGCTGGTCGCGCTACTCCGGTCGAAGGGCAGCAAAGGCCCTGCACTGGTGCATTTTTTGCTATTGCTGGCCACCTGGGTGATCGGCCTTATCGATGCCTTCGTGCACGCAAAGGATGCCTGGGCCGCCATGCCGTCCGGCCTGTATTTGTCGATCGCCGTCACCGTGCTGGCCTGCATCACCGCATGGCGGGCGCTGGCGACACGGGCTGGAGGTGCGCGATGA
- a CDS encoding TonB-dependent receptor domain-containing protein: MRLPEKYKKTFSRTPVAIAIPLLFASAGALAQRATEEQLATVVVTASGYEQNIRDAAASITVITGSEIAKRSYTDLADVLKFVPGVSVQGTGTEQSISIRGMGNAYTLFLVDGRPAQGGDTFEFNGGGRGQQISFMPPLDMIERIEVIRGPASGLYGSDAMGGVINIITKKVSNTWKGAVTAEYVHPDGGNDVNGEAYNTSFIVNGPLVDDVLGIQLSGGFRGTNEGGVIQFGDATTGDADYKQRNIGAKVTWKADGRNTLTAGGSRTDTDRWRNPGRSLAATAAASYQGSTKDNLFLAHDGRYGKVSASTYLNYDAASNPTTRTSAPSGVARGIDFDTLTLNSQGTWQAGDAHTLTAGFTYKKEKLEDGATSAVNVHNADTDAFVTMERYQLSAFAEDEWRLRDGLALTTSARYDYNEQYAGHWSPKAYLVYRASDALTVKGGAITGYKAPSLRNAAPDFSATSRGGVSIGNPDLKPETSVSYEFGVDYERTDLGLKASAVVYRTDFDDKITRSADFLCRPNVPCFHGGLEYPAHQYGYKQTINVDKARIHGTELALDYRFTNNLSARANYTLTDSEQLTGASKGSPLSDQPKHAANLGLNYDPSRGTSLWGQAAYTGKFISTDLATGAATSQSYTLVDMGIVHRLKRNLTLKFGIYNVADKEVANSSNGYVDGRRYATAVNYTF, encoded by the coding sequence ATGCGTCTTCCAGAAAAATACAAAAAAACCTTCAGCCGTACCCCCGTCGCCATCGCCATTCCCCTGCTGTTCGCCAGTGCGGGCGCCCTCGCACAGCGGGCCACCGAAGAGCAGCTGGCCACCGTCGTCGTCACCGCTTCCGGCTACGAGCAGAACATCCGGGATGCCGCAGCTTCGATTACCGTCATCACCGGCAGCGAAATCGCCAAGCGCTCGTACACCGACCTGGCCGACGTGCTGAAATTCGTGCCCGGCGTTTCCGTGCAGGGCACCGGCACCGAGCAGTCGATCTCGATTCGCGGCATGGGCAACGCCTACACGCTGTTCCTGGTCGATGGCCGCCCGGCGCAGGGCGGCGACACGTTCGAATTCAATGGCGGCGGCCGTGGCCAGCAGATCTCGTTCATGCCGCCGCTGGACATGATCGAACGGATCGAAGTGATCCGCGGCCCGGCGTCGGGCCTGTACGGCTCCGACGCGATGGGCGGCGTGATCAACATCATCACGAAGAAGGTCTCGAACACGTGGAAGGGCGCCGTCACGGCCGAATACGTGCATCCCGACGGCGGCAACGACGTCAACGGCGAGGCCTACAACACGAGCTTCATCGTGAACGGGCCGCTTGTCGACGACGTGCTGGGTATCCAGCTGTCGGGCGGTTTTCGCGGGACCAACGAGGGAGGCGTCATCCAGTTCGGCGACGCCACCACGGGCGACGCGGACTATAAGCAGCGCAACATCGGCGCCAAGGTCACGTGGAAGGCCGACGGCCGCAACACGCTCACGGCCGGCGGCAGCCGCACCGACACCGACCGCTGGCGAAACCCGGGCCGCTCGCTGGCCGCCACGGCGGCCGCCAGCTACCAGGGATCGACGAAGGACAACCTGTTCCTCGCGCACGATGGCCGCTACGGCAAGGTCAGTGCAAGCACCTACCTGAACTACGACGCCGCCAGCAATCCGACCACCCGCACCAGCGCGCCCAGCGGCGTGGCGCGCGGCATCGACTTCGACACGCTGACCTTGAACAGCCAGGGCACCTGGCAGGCCGGCGATGCGCACACGCTGACGGCCGGCTTCACCTACAAGAAGGAGAAGCTGGAGGACGGTGCCACGAGTGCCGTGAACGTCCATAACGCCGACACGGACGCATTCGTCACCATGGAGCGCTACCAGCTTTCCGCGTTCGCGGAAGACGAGTGGCGGCTGCGCGACGGCCTGGCGCTGACCACGAGCGCCCGCTACGACTACAACGAGCAATATGCCGGCCACTGGAGCCCGAAGGCCTACCTGGTCTACCGCGCCAGCGACGCGCTGACCGTCAAGGGCGGCGCCATCACGGGTTACAAGGCCCCGTCGCTGCGCAACGCGGCGCCCGATTTCTCCGCCACCTCCCGCGGTGGCGTGAGCATCGGCAACCCGGACCTGAAGCCGGAAACAAGCGTCAGCTATGAATTCGGCGTGGACTACGAACGCACCGACCTGGGACTCAAGGCCAGCGCCGTGGTATACCGCACCGATTTCGACGACAAGATCACGCGCTCGGCGGACTTCCTGTGCCGGCCGAACGTGCCGTGCTTCCATGGCGGGCTGGAATATCCCGCACATCAATACGGCTACAAGCAGACGATCAACGTGGACAAGGCGCGTATCCACGGAACGGAGCTCGCGCTGGACTACCGGTTCACGAACAACCTGTCGGCACGTGCGAACTACACGCTGACCGATTCCGAGCAGCTGACGGGGGCCAGCAAGGGCAGCCCGTTGAGCGACCAGCCGAAGCATGCCGCGAACCTGGGCCTGAACTACGACCCTTCGCGTGGCACGAGCCTGTGGGGCCAGGCGGCTTATACCGGCAAGTTCATCAGCACCGACCTGGCAACGGGCGCGGCCACGTCACAAAGTTATACCCTCGTCGACATGGGGATCGTGCACCGCCTGAAGCGGAACCTGACGCTGAAGTTCGGCATCTACAACGTGGCCGACAAGGAAGTCGCCAACAGCTCGAACGGCTATGTGGACGGGCGCCGTTACGCCACTGCCGTGAACTACACGTTCTGA
- a CDS encoding TonB-dependent receptor produces MKIHPLHTRLLPAALAVMSFAAHADDPPFQRVLVEGSRISQLGEADSAAAGTVTQSQLQARTTYRPGELLEATPGLVVSQHSGEGKANQFYLRGFNLDHGTDLRTAVDGMPVNQRSHAHGQGWTDLNFVIPELAGRLDYRKGPYSATAGDFASAGATELTYVNRLTSGIANITAGQNGYGRALIAASPELGNGTVLVGLEAMHNDGPFTRGDNYRKVNGVLRYSEGFENNGYSITAMAYRAKWHATDQIPQRAVDAGTLGRFDAIDPTDGGSAHRYSLSGKWQRSDDDNSARVSAYVIANRLALFSNFTYFLDDPVNGDQFAQPDRRVTSGFDASYSWHHHRADVASTTTVGITAQNDNIHNGLYRTRARQVTGTTREDHIVETSGALFVENQTRWNATFRTVAGLRADRYRFDVHGDNAANAGTASDGILSPSVSLVFGPWARTEFYVNAGTGFHSNDARGTVIAVDPKTGEPADRVTPLARTRGLDLGVRSEWVPGLQSSLSLYRLDMDSELLFVGDAGTTEAGRPSRRHGIEFSNYYKPVKWLSLDADLAYARARFRNADPAGDRIPGAVEGVAQFAATVTPTGPWSGALRLRWFGPRPLVEDNSVRSKATTTLNGRIGYRIGKATHVELEAFNLANRRASAIDYFYESRLAGEAEAVEDVHFHPVESRSFRVSLTHRF; encoded by the coding sequence ATGAAAATTCATCCGCTTCACACCAGGCTCCTGCCTGCCGCCCTTGCCGTCATGTCGTTTGCCGCCCATGCGGACGATCCGCCATTCCAGCGCGTGCTGGTCGAAGGTTCCCGTATCAGCCAGCTTGGCGAGGCCGACTCCGCCGCCGCCGGCACGGTCACCCAGAGCCAGCTGCAAGCCCGCACCACGTACCGGCCCGGCGAACTGCTGGAAGCCACGCCGGGCCTGGTGGTGAGCCAGCACAGCGGGGAGGGCAAGGCCAACCAGTTCTACCTGCGCGGCTTCAATCTCGACCACGGTACCGACCTGCGCACGGCCGTCGACGGCATGCCCGTCAACCAGCGCAGCCATGCGCACGGGCAGGGCTGGACCGACCTGAATTTCGTGATCCCCGAACTGGCCGGCCGGCTCGACTACCGGAAAGGCCCGTACTCGGCGACGGCGGGCGACTTCGCTTCCGCGGGCGCCACCGAGCTCACTTACGTCAACCGGCTCACGTCCGGCATTGCCAACATCACGGCCGGCCAGAACGGCTACGGCCGCGCGCTGATTGCCGCGTCGCCGGAACTCGGCAACGGCACCGTACTGGTCGGCCTGGAGGCGATGCACAACGATGGTCCGTTCACCCGCGGCGACAACTACCGCAAGGTCAACGGCGTGCTGCGCTACAGCGAAGGTTTCGAGAACAACGGCTACTCCATCACCGCCATGGCCTACCGCGCCAAGTGGCACGCCACCGACCAGATCCCGCAGCGGGCCGTCGATGCCGGCACGCTGGGCCGCTTCGATGCGATCGACCCCACCGACGGCGGCAGTGCGCACCGCTACAGCCTGTCGGGCAAGTGGCAGCGCAGCGACGACGACAACAGTGCCAGGGTATCGGCCTATGTGATCGCGAACCGGTTGGCACTGTTCTCGAACTTCACCTATTTCCTCGACGATCCCGTCAACGGCGACCAGTTCGCCCAGCCGGACCGCCGCGTGACATCCGGCTTCGACGCCAGCTATTCCTGGCACCATCACCGGGCCGACGTCGCATCGACGACCACCGTGGGCATCACCGCGCAGAACGACAACATCCACAACGGCCTGTATCGCACGCGGGCGCGCCAGGTGACCGGCACCACGCGCGAAGACCACATCGTCGAGACCAGCGGCGCCCTGTTCGTTGAAAACCAGACCCGCTGGAACGCCACGTTCCGCACGGTGGCGGGTCTGCGGGCGGACCGCTACCGCTTCGACGTCCACGGCGACAACGCCGCCAATGCCGGCACCGCCAGCGACGGCATCCTCTCGCCCAGCGTCAGCCTGGTCTTCGGGCCCTGGGCGCGCACCGAGTTCTATGTCAACGCCGGTACGGGCTTCCACAGCAACGACGCGCGTGGCACCGTGATCGCGGTCGATCCGAAGACCGGCGAACCGGCCGACAGGGTCACGCCGCTGGCCCGCACGCGCGGATTGGACCTGGGCGTGCGCAGCGAGTGGGTGCCGGGGCTCCAGTCGTCGCTGTCGCTGTACCGCCTCGACATGGATTCGGAGCTGCTGTTCGTCGGCGACGCCGGCACCACCGAGGCGGGGCGGCCGAGCCGCCGCCACGGCATCGAGTTTTCCAACTACTACAAGCCGGTAAAGTGGCTGTCGCTGGATGCGGATCTCGCCTACGCGCGGGCGCGCTTCCGCAACGCGGACCCGGCGGGCGACCGTATCCCGGGCGCGGTCGAAGGGGTCGCGCAGTTCGCCGCGACGGTCACGCCGACCGGGCCCTGGTCCGGCGCGCTGCGCCTGCGCTGGTTCGGCCCGCGCCCGCTGGTCGAGGACAACAGCGTGCGCTCAAAGGCCACGACAACGCTGAACGGCCGCATCGGCTACCGCATCGGCAAGGCCACCCACGTGGAACTGGAAGCGTTCAACCTGGCCAACCGGCGCGCGTCGGCGATCGATTATTTCTACGAATCGCGGCTTGCCGGCGAAGCGGAGGCAGTGGAAGACGTGCATTTCCACCCGGTCGAGTCGCGTTCGTTCCGGGTATCGCTGACGCACCGGTTCTGA